In the genome of Vibrio sp. NTOU-M3, one region contains:
- a CDS encoding copper resistance protein NlpE gives MAETTTNAADAVAEKAANVQEAVVTETDQVIDKMTLDNSADSARVSIDWDGTYTGTVPCADCVGIQTTLTLNPDMTYSLTQVYQGKENAEFKSQGHFTWSKQGNIVTLESEDQAANQYLVGENSLMKLDVNGEKITGDLAPLYNLKKQK, from the coding sequence GTGGCTGAAACCACGACAAATGCAGCAGATGCAGTGGCAGAGAAAGCAGCAAATGTTCAGGAAGCCGTTGTAACAGAAACCGATCAGGTGATTGATAAAATGACACTTGATAATTCAGCGGACTCGGCACGTGTGAGCATCGATTGGGACGGAACATACACAGGTACTGTACCTTGCGCAGATTGTGTAGGTATCCAAACAACATTAACACTAAACCCTGATATGACTTACTCTTTAACTCAAGTTTATCAAGGTAAAGAAAACGCAGAGTTCAAATCACAAGGCCACTTCACTTGGAGTAAACAAGGTAACATCGTGACACTAGAGTCTGAAGACCAAGCTGCAAACCAGTACTTGGTTGGTGAAAATTCACTGATGAAACTAGATGTGAACGGTGAGAAAATCACAGGTGACCTAGCTCCGCTTTACAATCTGAAAAAGCAAAAATAA